One window of Gammaproteobacteria bacterium genomic DNA carries:
- a CDS encoding regulator has translation MRHVFRGAAILLAAAALTACSRDGQEPPQASGPSPKILETFEVGPEVYVRALAVDRMADALWVGTSLGVHEIDLKTREVKKTYTRGDGLANEYVFAILVDDAGDKWFGTNGGGVTRLHGTEWKTWFPLHGLADYWVYALAEDPGAGLWIGTWAGVNRLPAGGGAFETYHDELVNEWVYGIGVDSRHRAWFGTEGGISMFDGARWREWTHEDGLGAPNRDNLPLSSNTGLGTRARHDLSVLVDGQASYNPNYVFCVHVDRRDRVWAGTWGGGVSRFDGTRWNNLTTADGLAGNIVFALAEAADGALWFGTDQGLSRYDGKHWQTFRRADGLPGDAVYAVAATPAGEVWAGTRGGVVRIGY, from the coding sequence ATGAGGCATGTGTTCCGCGGCGCGGCGATCCTGCTGGCGGCGGCAGCGCTGACGGCCTGTTCCCGCGACGGGCAGGAACCGCCGCAGGCGAGCGGGCCATCGCCGAAGATCCTGGAGACCTTTGAGGTCGGACCGGAGGTCTACGTGCGCGCACTCGCCGTCGACCGGATGGCCGACGCGCTGTGGGTCGGGACCTCGCTCGGCGTCCATGAGATCGACCTCAAGACACGCGAGGTGAAAAAGACGTATACGCGCGGTGATGGCCTGGCGAACGAATACGTATTCGCCATCCTCGTCGACGACGCCGGAGACAAGTGGTTCGGCACCAACGGCGGCGGCGTCACGCGACTCCACGGCACGGAGTGGAAGACCTGGTTTCCGCTGCACGGGCTGGCCGACTACTGGGTCTACGCCCTGGCGGAAGACCCCGGCGCCGGCCTCTGGATCGGCACCTGGGCCGGCGTCAACCGGCTGCCGGCCGGGGGCGGGGCGTTCGAGACCTATCATGACGAGTTGGTCAACGAATGGGTGTACGGCATTGGCGTGGATTCCCGCCACCGGGCCTGGTTCGGCACCGAGGGCGGCATCTCGATGTTCGACGGCGCGCGCTGGCGCGAATGGACCCACGAGGACGGCCTCGGGGCGCCGAACCGGGACAATCTTCCGCTCAGCAGCAACACCGGCCTGGGGACGCGGGCGCGCCATGATCTGAGCGTGCTCGTGGACGGCCAGGCCAGTTACAACCCCAACTACGTGTTCTGCGTCCACGTCGACCGGCGCGACCGCGTGTGGGCCGGTACCTGGGGCGGCGGCGTGAGTCGCTTCGACGGTACGCGCTGGAACAATCTGACGACGGCGGACGGGCTGGCCGGCAACATCGTGTTCGCGCTCGCCGAGGCTGCGGACGGCGCCCTGTGGTTCGGCACCGACCAGGGCCTGTCGCGCTACGACGGCAAGCACTGGCAGACCTTCCGGCGCGCCGACGGCCTGCCGGGCGATGCGGTCTATGCGGTGGCGGCGACACCCGCGGGCGAGGTGTGGGCCGGGACGCGCGGCGGCGTGGTGCGGATCGGGTACTGA
- a CDS encoding regulator, which translates to MKFNHKYWALLIVLAGGFVVGGYLLGVSQGKNGAAPVARAPLDEVDPAAPLPAGHPALPPAGADAAPAALPGASAGMGNRRFTHFRVGNRNVKGLMVEGNLAWIGTSGGVIRYDAATDSHRIFDNQVPGILSNGVFHVSRLDDKIAVGTYGGGLSLYDPATDQWKNYNIPQGLADQFVYDVQKVSNGDVWIATWSGVNRIRGGALDDPGSWQTFTVESTAGGLPNPWVYGLAEGLDGDMWFATEEGLARYRKGAWKNWKHSDGLGAPYELVRDAIQFTSDPAAASQHHAQQKAEQGIEDLKVAYNPNYIISLDVDRDGTVWCGTWGAGLARFDGKTWKNFTTADGLPANHIFMLYRDRSGRLWIGTSQGLARLNDDGVSFTVMTTADGLFANNVFSMAQSEDGTLWVGSFGGVARIAGGG; encoded by the coding sequence ATGAAATTCAATCATAAATACTGGGCCCTGCTCATCGTGCTGGCAGGGGGATTCGTGGTGGGCGGCTACCTGCTCGGCGTCAGTCAGGGCAAAAACGGCGCTGCGCCGGTGGCGCGCGCCCCGCTCGACGAAGTGGACCCCGCCGCCCCGCTGCCGGCGGGTCATCCCGCGCTGCCGCCCGCCGGCGCCGATGCCGCGCCGGCCGCGCTGCCAGGCGCGAGCGCGGGGATGGGAAACCGGCGCTTCACCCATTTCCGCGTCGGCAACCGCAACGTCAAGGGACTGATGGTGGAAGGGAACCTGGCCTGGATCGGCACCTCGGGCGGGGTGATCCGCTACGACGCCGCCACCGACAGCCACCGCATCTTCGACAACCAGGTCCCGGGCATCCTGTCGAACGGCGTCTTCCACGTCAGCCGCCTCGACGACAAGATCGCCGTCGGCACCTATGGCGGCGGGCTCTCGCTGTACGACCCGGCGACGGATCAATGGAAAAACTACAACATTCCGCAGGGGCTCGCCGATCAGTTCGTCTACGACGTCCAGAAAGTCAGCAATGGCGACGTGTGGATCGCGACCTGGTCCGGGGTGAACCGGATCCGCGGCGGCGCCCTGGACGATCCCGGCAGCTGGCAGACCTTCACGGTGGAGAGCACCGCCGGCGGCCTGCCGAATCCGTGGGTGTACGGTCTTGCCGAAGGTCTCGACGGTGACATGTGGTTCGCGACCGAGGAGGGGCTGGCGCGTTATCGCAAGGGCGCCTGGAAAAACTGGAAGCACAGCGATGGTCTCGGGGCCCCGTATGAGCTGGTGCGTGACGCCATCCAGTTCACCAGCGACCCGGCCGCCGCCTCCCAGCATCACGCGCAACAGAAGGCGGAGCAGGGTATCGAAGACCTCAAGGTCGCCTACAATCCGAACTACATCATCTCCCTCGACGTCGATCGTGACGGCACCGTCTGGTGCGGCACCTGGGGCGCCGGCCTCGCCCGCTTCGACGGCAAGACCTGGAAGAATTTCACCACCGCCGACGGCCTGCCCGCCAACCATATCTTCATGCTGTACCGTGACCGGAGCGGACGGCTCTGGATCGGCACCAGCCAGGGGCTCGCCCGGCTCAACGACGACGGCGTCTCCTTCACGGTGATGACGACGGCGGATGGCCTGTTCGCGAACAATGTCTTTTCGATGGCGCAGTCCGAGGACGGCACCCTGTGGGTCGGCAGCTTCGGCGGTGTCGCGCGTATCGCGGGTGGCGGCTGA
- a CDS encoding EAL domain-containing protein produces the protein MRRPGTRTAAVSAGIALGLITAGAAAELLPPGMLHAGAAWSWWLLPVLIAGAAFGLWRFTRSGINRPRDRMELQIAVSEHRLRAVLDHIVDAVLYVDERGAVESSNPAAERLFGFGAEELRGRAVAQLLPPPVTAGEAAAGLPAHLADMAGGTREASGRHKSGALFPLELTVSRMAIHGRLHYVVILRDITQRRAQLAALRHQALHDSLTGLPNRALLLDRIEHAIHGARRNHRPLALMIADLDHFKEINDTLGHPCGDLILRETARRMSALMRSSDTVARLGGDEFALLLPATDPADAARIADKVAREIERPFALEGHSFMLGASIGIAMFPEHGEDSSTLMRHADVAMYAAKREHRGHAVYEPEQDRHGLRHLALKSELHTALESDQLKLCYQPVVDLHSGRVTGVEALVRWNHPSRGLLGPDEFIPLAERTGLIRPLTLWVLKTAARHSRAWVAHGLELRVAVNLSAHNLHDGGLPDIVSGLLGHEGRPVQLRLEITETVIMPGSAHALEVLNRLSAQGVRISIDDFGTGYSSLAYLKRLPIDEVKIDKSFVSAMAFDNDDAVIVRSTIDLAHNIGLRVVAEGVEDRATYDLLAGMRCDSVQGFYISRPLEADDLLTWLRKSGWYPATGAA, from the coding sequence ATGAGACGGCCGGGTACCCGCACGGCGGCCGTGAGCGCGGGCATCGCGCTGGGACTGATCACGGCGGGCGCCGCCGCGGAACTGTTGCCGCCGGGGATGCTGCATGCCGGGGCGGCGTGGTCATGGTGGCTGCTGCCGGTGTTGATCGCCGGCGCCGCCTTCGGCCTCTGGCGTTTCACACGGTCCGGGATCAATCGCCCGCGCGACCGCATGGAGCTGCAGATCGCGGTGTCCGAGCACCGGCTTCGCGCCGTGCTGGATCATATCGTCGACGCCGTTCTCTATGTGGACGAGCGCGGCGCGGTCGAATCCTCCAATCCCGCCGCCGAGCGCCTGTTCGGTTTCGGCGCGGAGGAGCTGCGCGGGCGCGCGGTCGCCCAGCTGTTGCCGCCGCCGGTCACGGCGGGGGAGGCGGCGGCCGGTCTCCCCGCCCACCTCGCCGACATGGCGGGCGGGACGCGCGAGGCGAGCGGGCGGCACAAGAGCGGCGCCCTGTTCCCGCTCGAGCTGACCGTGAGCCGCATGGCGATCCACGGCCGGCTGCATTACGTCGTCATCCTGCGCGACATCACCCAGCGCCGCGCGCAGCTCGCGGCGCTGCGCCACCAGGCGCTGCATGATTCGCTCACCGGCCTGCCGAACCGCGCCTTGCTGCTGGATCGCATCGAGCACGCCATTCATGGTGCGCGCCGCAACCACCGGCCGCTCGCGCTGATGATCGCCGATCTCGACCACTTCAAGGAGATCAACGATACGCTGGGCCATCCCTGCGGCGACCTCATCCTGCGCGAGACCGCGCGCCGCATGAGCGCGCTGATGCGCAGTTCCGACACCGTGGCCCGGCTCGGCGGCGACGAGTTCGCGCTGCTGTTGCCGGCCACCGATCCCGCCGACGCCGCGCGCATCGCCGACAAGGTCGCGCGCGAGATCGAGCGGCCGTTCGCGCTGGAAGGGCACAGCTTCATGCTCGGCGCCAGCATCGGCATCGCGATGTTTCCCGAGCACGGCGAGGACTCCAGCACACTGATGCGTCACGCCGACGTGGCGATGTACGCGGCCAAGCGCGAGCACCGCGGCCATGCCGTGTACGAGCCCGAGCAGGACCGGCACGGTCTGCGTCACCTCGCCCTCAAATCCGAACTCCACACCGCCCTGGAGAGTGACCAGCTGAAGCTGTGTTACCAGCCGGTGGTCGATCTGCACAGCGGCCGTGTCACCGGTGTCGAGGCGCTGGTACGCTGGAATCATCCGTCCCGCGGCCTCCTCGGTCCGGACGAATTCATCCCGCTGGCCGAGCGCACCGGCCTGATACGGCCGCTGACGCTGTGGGTGCTGAAGACGGCGGCGCGCCACAGCCGCGCATGGGTGGCGCACGGGCTGGAATTGCGCGTCGCGGTCAATCTTTCGGCCCACAATCTGCACGACGGCGGCCTGCCGGACATCGTCAGCGGGCTCCTCGGCCATGAGGGGAGACCCGTGCAGCTACGGCTGGAAATCACCGAGACCGTGATCATGCCCGGTTCCGCGCACGCCCTCGAGGTGCTGAACCGCTTGAGCGCGCAGGGCGTGCGGATTTCGATCGACGATTTCGGCACCGGATATTCGTCGCTGGCCTACCTGAAGCGCTTGCCGATCGACGAGGTGAAGATCGACAAATCCTTCGTGTCCGCGATGGCGTTCGACAACGACGATGCGGTGATCGTCCGCTCGACCATCGACCTGGCGCACAATATCGGCCTCCGCGTGGTGGCCGAAGGCGTCGAGGACCGGGCCACCTATGATCTGCTCGCCGGCATGCGCTGCGATTCGGTGCAGGGGTTCTACATCAGCCGGCCGTTGGAGGCGGACGACCTGCTCACCTGGCTGCGGAAATCCGGCTGGTACCCCGCGACGGGCGCGGCCTGA
- a CDS encoding 6-bladed beta-propeller, translated as MFVSAALSRLRPHAARLTLVVALGLLAACAGTPEVESDFTPPVYPPPPAEPRFVYERTLLYNEDVEEVTSGMRFKQFALGEARKLMGLVKPFDVAAHAGRVYVSDTVQRAVMVFDIPGKRFFQIGAEKPGRLSKPMGIDIAGDGTLYVADITERRVMVYDADGTFLRAIGDRELLQRPSDVALSPDGARLYVVDTGGVESAEHVVHVFDARSGEPRGRIGARGMGEGELNLPLQAAVAPDGTLYVVDSGNFRVEAFDGDGRYRFSFGSVGRFPGQFARPKGIAIDAAGNVYVVDTAFGNVQIFDRAGQLLMFIGERGQSGFPGKYMLPAGIDVDSDGRVYIVDQFFRKVDIYRPVSPGQGAAMAAEPP; from the coding sequence ATGTTCGTTAGCGCGGCGCTTTCACGCCTCAGGCCTCACGCCGCACGCCTCACCCTCGTTGTCGCCCTCGGGCTGCTCGCCGCCTGCGCCGGCACACCCGAGGTCGAGAGTGATTTCACACCGCCGGTCTATCCGCCCCCGCCCGCGGAGCCGCGCTTCGTCTACGAACGCACGCTGCTGTATAACGAGGATGTCGAGGAAGTGACCTCCGGCATGCGCTTCAAGCAGTTCGCCCTGGGCGAGGCGCGCAAACTCATGGGACTGGTCAAACCGTTCGACGTTGCGGCGCATGCCGGCCGCGTCTACGTCAGCGACACGGTGCAGCGCGCCGTCATGGTGTTCGACATCCCCGGCAAGCGGTTCTTCCAGATCGGTGCCGAGAAACCCGGCCGGCTGTCCAAGCCGATGGGCATCGACATCGCCGGCGACGGCACGCTCTACGTCGCCGACATCACGGAGCGCCGCGTCATGGTCTACGACGCCGACGGGACCTTCCTGCGCGCCATCGGCGACCGGGAGTTGCTGCAGCGTCCGTCCGACGTCGCGCTCAGCCCCGACGGCGCGCGCCTCTATGTGGTGGACACCGGCGGGGTGGAGTCGGCGGAGCACGTGGTGCACGTCTTCGACGCCCGCAGCGGCGAACCCCGGGGCCGGATCGGTGCGCGCGGCATGGGTGAGGGAGAGCTCAATCTGCCGCTGCAGGCGGCCGTGGCGCCGGATGGCACCCTCTATGTGGTCGACAGCGGCAATTTCCGCGTCGAGGCCTTCGACGGCGACGGCCGGTATCGCTTCAGCTTCGGCTCGGTCGGGCGCTTCCCCGGCCAGTTCGCCCGTCCCAAGGGGATCGCGATCGACGCCGCCGGTAATGTCTATGTGGTCGACACCGCCTTCGGCAACGTCCAGATCTTCGACCGCGCGGGGCAACTGCTGATGTTCATCGGCGAACGCGGTCAGTCGGGCTTTCCCGGCAAATACATGCTGCCGGCGGGGATCGACGTGGACAGCGACGGGCGCGTCTACATCGTCGACCAGTTCTTCCGCAAGGTCGACATCTATCGCCCGGTCTCACCGGGCCAGGGCGCGGCGATGGCCGCGGAACCCCCCTGA